A DNA window from Ranitomeya imitator isolate aRanImi1 chromosome 2, aRanImi1.pri, whole genome shotgun sequence contains the following coding sequences:
- the POMT1 gene encoding protein O-mannosyl-transferase 1 isoform X5, giving the protein MAAVKKSPFIVTLEINLLIVALTLLGLTSRLWNLSHPPAVVFDEVYYGQFISLYMKRIFFLDDSGPPLGHMLLALGGYLGGFDGNFMWNRIGAEYSSSVPVWSLRLLPALSGGLCVPLAYQIVVELGYSAWAGGAAALLILFENALVTQSRLILLESVLIFFILLAIMSYLKFHRQQQTSPFSPRWWFWLVLTGVSGFCAVGVKYIGLFSYLLILGLAGVHGWQLLGDRKLSNVLVLCYLGARGMALLLLPMFLYLGMFYIHLSILSRSGPHDHIMSSAFQSSLEGGLSRITQGQPLEVAFGSQITLRNTLGKPVPCWLHSHKNNYPIIYEGGRGSSHQQQVTCYPYKDVNNWWIVKDPARQDMVVSAPPRVVRHGDTVQLLHGMTARFLNTHDVAAPFSPYAQEISGYIDYNISMPAQTLWKVEIQNRESDGDTWKTIVSEVKLVHVNTSAALKLSGSALPDWGFRQLEVVGDKVAKGSHQSMVWNVEEHRSGSGRERGGAAHATTDGCREEPQLHGSLLGAAVEDADHEEREPGAQVLLLPCGLGGTGHQHRLLAPSQDHGSDPAAGEPGDLVLCQCRCHCLQRSLPVLPAAAAPENPRCPTRYVAHAAAHWDIVPGRLGRQLPALLLDGENPLSVSLPPGPDPADPAAAPSLGTRPPACAQV; this is encoded by the exons GTTCGATGAGGTTTACTACGGTCAGTTCATCTCTCTGTACATGAAGCGGATCTTTTTCCTGGATGACAGCGGACCTCCATTAGGACACATGCTGCTGGCTCTGGGAG GATATCTTGGGGGATTTGACGGTAATTTCATGTGGAACAGGATAGGGGCAG AATACAGCAGCAGTGTTCCGGTGTGGTCGCTTCGTCTGCTTCCTGCCCTGTCCGGAGGCCTCTGTGTCCCCCTGGCCTATCAGATCGTGGTTGAGCTGGGGTACTCGGCCTGGGCCGGAGGGGCCGCTGCTCTTCTCATTCTCTTTG AAAACGCACTGGTCACTCAGTCACGGCTGATTCTTCTAGAATCTGTTCTCATATTTTTCATTCTTCTGGCCATCATGTCTTATCTGAAGTTTCACCGCCAACAGCAAACCAG TCCGTTCTCCCCTCGCTGGTGGTTTTGGTTGGTGCTGACTGGTGTCTCTGGCTTCTGTGCAGTGGG AGTGAAGTACATCGGCTTGTTCTCCTACCTCCTGATTTTGGGCCTCGCTGGGGTGCACGGTTGGCAGCTGCTCGGTGACCGGAAACTGTCTAAT GTGCTGGTGCTTTGTTATTTGGGTGCGCGCGGCATGGCACTGCTGCTACTGCCCATGTTCCTGTACCTGGGGATGTTCTACATACACCTGTCAATACTGTCTCGCTCCGGACCCCACGACCACATCATGAGTAGCGCGTTCCAGTCCAGTCTGGAG GGCGGCCTGTCTCGGATCACCCAGGGCCAGCCGCTGGAGGTGGCATTTGGCTCGCAGATCACACTCAGGAACACACTGGGTAAACCGGTGCCCTGCTGGCTGCACTCGCACAAGAACAACTACCCCATCAT ATACGAGGGAGGACGCGGGAGCTCACACCAGCAGCAAGTCACTTGTTACCCCTACAAAGACGTGAACAACTGGTGGATCGTGAAGGACCCGGCGCG ACAGGACATGGTCGTCAGCGCGCCACCACGCGTCGTGCGACACGGAGACACCGTACAGCTGCTGCATGGCATGACGGCGCGCTTCCTGAATAC GCACGACGTTGCTGCCCCGTTCTCTCCCTATGCCCAGGAAATCTCTGGATACATTGACTATAACATCTCTATGCCAGCACAGACGCTATGGAAGGtg GAGATCCAGAACCGGGAGTCTGATGGAGACACATGGAAGACGATCGTGTCCGAGGTGAAGCTGGTCCATGTGAATACATCAGCAGCACTGAAG CTCAGCGGCTCCGCGTTACCGGACTGGGGCTTCCGGCAGCTGGAGGTTGTGGGTGACAAGGTGGCGAAAGGCTCTCATCAGAGTATGGTCTGGAATGTGGAGGAGCATCG GTCAGGATCaggcagagagagaggaggagctgCACACGCCACCACAGATGGATGTCGGGAGGAACCTCAGCTTCATGGCTCGCTTCTGGGAGCTGCAG TGGAAGATGCTGACCATGAGGAGCGAGAGCCCGGAGCACAAGTACTGCTCCTCCCCTGCGGACTGGGTGGCACTGGACACCAGCATCGCTTACTGGCACCATCCCAGGACCACG GCTCAGATCCAGCTGCTGGGGAACCCGGTGATCTGGTACTCTGCCAATGCCGGTGCCATTGTTTACAGCGTTCTCTCCCTGTATTACCTGCTGCGGCAGCGCCGGAGAATCCACGATGTCCCACCAG GTACGTGGCACACGCTGCAGCTCACTGGGACATTGTGCCTGGGCGGCTGGGCCGTCAATTACCTGCCCTTCTTCTTGATGGAGAAAACCCTCTTTCTGTATCACTACCTCCCGGCCCTGACCCTGCAGATCCTGCTGCTGCCCCCAGTCTTGGAACACGTCCACCAGCATGTGCTCAG